A stretch of the Archangium violaceum genome encodes the following:
- a CDS encoding IS66 family transposase zinc-finger binding domain-containing protein, translating to MSRVMSGEAPGKKRTDVHGVAALPRGLLAEGQEEQAIELVVGLLTQLVEKNAELELRLLKAMRQRFGRTSEKLSAEQLSLFLTQLGQEDAGAQQAQAATPGAGDAGLAQGAPPASEPPNKESRKKERKGHGRRPLPAHLPREQRVHQPPPEALRCEACGRDKSRCGEEKSETLEWVPGHFKVIEEVRPKYACRPCGDGLVVAPPADRVIEGGCQGRAWWHTCWCPNTKTACRCTG from the coding sequence ATGTCGCGCGTCATGAGCGGTGAGGCCCCCGGCAAGAAGAGGACGGACGTGCACGGGGTGGCGGCGCTGCCGCGGGGGCTGCTGGCCGAGGGCCAGGAGGAGCAGGCCATTGAGCTGGTGGTGGGGCTGCTGACACAACTGGTGGAGAAGAACGCCGAGTTGGAGTTGCGCCTGCTCAAGGCGATGCGCCAGCGCTTTGGCCGCACCAGCGAGAAGCTGTCGGCCGAGCAACTCTCGCTGTTTCTGACACAGCTGGGACAGGAGGACGCCGGTGCTCAGCAGGCGCAGGCGGCGACGCCTGGTGCCGGGGACGCGGGCCTCGCGCAGGGCGCTCCACCCGCGTCCGAGCCGCCGAACAAGGAGTCGCGGAAGAAGGAGCGCAAGGGACACGGACGCCGCCCGCTGCCCGCCCACCTGCCGCGCGAGCAGCGCGTCCACCAGCCCCCGCCCGAGGCGCTGCGGTGTGAGGCGTGCGGGCGGGACAAGTCTCGCTGTGGCGAGGAGAAGAGCGAGACATTGGAGTGGGTGCCCGGCCACTTCAAGGTGATTGAGGAGGTGCGTCCCAAGTACGCCTGCCGGCCATGTGGCGACGGGCTGGTGGTGGCACCTCCCGCCGACAGGGTGATTGAGGGGGGTTGCCAGGGCCGGGCCTGGTGGCACACGTGCTGGTGTCCAAATACAAAAACAGCCTGCCGCTGCACCGGCTGA
- a CDS encoding transposase domain-containing protein: MCVYTLVATCVLAGVDPQAYLTDVLEKLSRGWPRRRLEELLPPMWKASREAAAQAPSVSPATT, encoded by the coding sequence GTGTGCGTGTACACGCTGGTGGCCACCTGCGTGCTGGCGGGCGTGGACCCGCAGGCGTACCTGACCGACGTGCTGGAGAAGCTCTCCCGGGGCTGGCCGCGGCGCCGGCTCGAGGAACTGCTGCCGCCCATGTGGAAGGCGTCGCGCGAAGCCGCCGCTCAGGCTCCCTCTGTCTCGCCCGCGACCACCTGA
- the tnpB gene encoding IS66 family insertion sequence element accessory protein TnpB (TnpB, as the term is used for proteins encoded by IS66 family insertion elements, is considered an accessory protein, since TnpC, encoded by a neighboring gene, is a DDE family transposase.): MLTLPSSVRIHLASQPVDMRKSFDGLSVLARQVLREDPLSGHLFVFFNRTRDMVKVLWWHSGGFCLFSKRLEKGSFRLPRPLPEDTGAVTLEAVELTLLLEGIDLKASVRRPRWQPPPVESPVRENLLR, from the coding sequence CTGCCCTCCTCGGTGCGAATCCACCTGGCGAGCCAGCCGGTGGACATGCGCAAGTCCTTTGATGGGCTGTCCGTGTTGGCGCGGCAGGTACTGCGAGAGGACCCCTTGAGTGGACACCTCTTCGTCTTCTTCAACCGCACGCGCGACATGGTGAAGGTGCTGTGGTGGCACTCGGGCGGCTTCTGTCTCTTCTCCAAGAGGCTGGAGAAGGGCAGCTTCCGCCTGCCGCGTCCGCTTCCGGAGGACACGGGCGCCGTGACGCTCGAGGCGGTGGAGCTCACGCTGCTGCTGGAGGGGATTGATTTGAAGGCCAGCGTGCGTCGGCCGCGCTGGCAGCCCCCACCTGTGGAGTCACCTGTGAGAGAAAACCTCTTGCGTTGA